A region from the Rosa rugosa chromosome 6, drRosRugo1.1, whole genome shotgun sequence genome encodes:
- the LOC133717447 gene encoding auxin response factor 18-like: MITIMNSVREPMKNNSNNSEKGLDSQFWHACAGGMVQMPPINSKVFYFPQGHAEYAQGDVDFGNSRIPALILSRISAIRYMADPETDEVYAKMRLVPVRESGFDFEDDGVVGNNNGVVENPEKPTSFAKTLTQSDANNGGGFSVPRFCAETIFPRLDYSAEPPVQTILAKDVHGEIWKFRHIYRGTPRRHLLTTGWSNFVNNKKLVAGDSIVFFRAENGDLCVGIRRAKRGIGGGPEYPCGWNTPSGNSCFQYGGYSGFSRENGNKSMEKNSSGTTRGRVRAEHVIEAATLAVSGQPFEVVYYPRASTPEFCVKASSVRAAMQIRWCSGIRFKMPFETEDSSRISWFMGTISSVHHADPRWPDSPWRILQVAWDEPDLLQNVRCVSPWLVELVSSIPAIDLSPYSPPRKKLRLQQNPDYSLIGQLPMPSVYGNFLNSSNTLYHLSDNIPAGIQGARQAHFGLSSSNLFNKRHSGLIPVGFQQLGHVVPPGIPGGNFMRIAETNEDSPCCVTEGIPYHNLKDNDEIKTPHIFLFGQLIVLGQQMSKSSSGDDSSSDPEKTGNASDGSGSALHRNGSVENCSDGGSPWDKDHQKSDHNLETGLCKVYVESGDAGTLDLSVFRSYQELYRKLANMFGKENSEMLSNVLYRDATGAVRHTGDEPFSEFLKTARGLYMA, translated from the exons ATGATTACTATAATGAATTCTGTGAGGGAGCCAATgaagaacaacagcaacaaCTCAGAGAAAGGTTTGGATTCTCAGTTCTGGCATGCCTGTGCTGGTGGCATGGTTCAAATGCCACCTATTAACTCTAAGGTCTTCTACTTCCCTCAAGGGCATGCAGAGTATGCCCAAGGGGATGTGGATTTTGGGAATTCTCGAATTCCAGCACTCATTCTTTCTAGGATATCTGCTATTAGGTACATGGCAGATCCTGAAACCGATGAGGTTTATGCGAAAATGAGGCTGGTTCCGGTGAGAGAGagtggttttgattttgaggaTGATGGGGTTGTGGGGAATAACAATGGAGTAGTTGAGAATCCTGAGAAACCCACATCTTTTGCTAAGACTTTGACTCAATCTGATGCTAACAATGGGGGAGGGTTCTCTGTGCCTCGCTTCTGCGCAGAGACTATCTTTCCGCGCTTGGATTACTCGGCTGAGCCTCCGGTTCAGACCATTCTTGCAAAGGATGTGCATGGTGAGATTTGGAAGTTTAGGCATATCTATAGAGGTACTCCTCGTCGTCACCTTTTGACAACGGGATGGAGTAATTTTGTGAACAATAAAAAGCTTGTTGCTGGGGATTCGATTGTGTTTTTCCGAGCAGAAAATGGGGATCTTTGTGTGGGGATTAGGAGGGCTAAAAGGGGGATTGGTGGTGGACCTGAGTACCCTTGTGGATGGAACACTCCATCTGGAAATTCTTGCTTTCAGTATGGTGGTTATTCTGGCTTTTCAAGGGAGAATGGAAACAAGTCAATGGAGAAAAATTCTAGTGGGACTACGAGAGGAAGAGTCAGGGCTGAACATGTTATAGAAGCTGCAACTCTTGCTGTCAGTGGCCAGCCCTTTGAGGTTGTGTACTATCCACGTGCAAGCACACCGGAGTTTTGTGTTAAGGCCTCATCTGTGAGAGCTGCAATGCAAATTCGCTGGTGCTCGGGAATAAGGTTCAAAATGCCTTTTGAAACTGAGGATTCTTCTCGGATAAGCTGGTTCATGGGAACCATATCTTCTGTTCATCATGCAGATCCCCGTTGGCCTGATTCTCCATGGCGCATATTACAG GTTGCATGGGATGAGCCAGATCTGCTCCAAAATGTGAGATGTGTTAGTCCATGGTTGGTCGAATTGGTATCAAGCATACCAGCTATCGATCTCTCTCCCTACTCGCCTCCAAGAAAGAAGTTGCGGCTTCAACAGAACCCAGATTATTCTCTTATTGGCCAACTGCCAATGCCATCTGTTTACGGCAACTTCCTAAATTCCAGCAACACTTTATATCATTTATCAGACAACATTCCTGCAGGCATACAGGGAGCCAGGCAAGCTCATTTTGGACTATCTTCATCGAATCTTTTCAACAAACGGCACTCAGGTCTAATTCCAGTTGGCTTTCAGCAACTTGGTCATGTTGTCCCTCCTGGAATCCCTGGAGGTAACTTCATGCGCATTGCTGAAACCAATGAGGACAGCCCTTGCTGCGTTACCGAGGGTATTCCTTACCACAATTTAAAGGATAATGACGAGATAAAGACACCTCACATATTCTTGTTCGGACAGCTAATTGTTTTGGGGCAGCAGATGTCAAAGAGTTCCTCTGGTGATGATAGTTCATCAGATCCAGAGAAAACAGGAAATGCTTCTGATGGCTCTGGTTCTGCATTACATCGCAACGGTTCAGTGGAAAATTGCTCTGATGGAGGGTCTCCCTGGGACAAAGACCACCAGAAAAGTGACCACAACTTGGAGACTGGTCTTTGCAAAGTGTATGTTGAATCTGGAGATGCGGGGACCCTTGATCTCTCAGTCTTTAGATCATACCAAGAATTGTACCGAAAGCTGGCCAACATGTTTGGCAAAGAAAATTCAGAGATGCTGAGTAATGTACTGTACCGGGATGCAACAGGTGCTGTTAGACACACTGGAGATGAACCCTTCAG TGAGTTTTTGAAGACAGCAAGGGGACTTTATATGGCATGA
- the LOC133716134 gene encoding uncharacterized protein LOC133716134 isoform X2, protein MEAAASTTAVPYLEKVDFLKLQNGSDIRGVAVAGVEGEPINLTEPVAEAIAAGFAAWLAEKKKADSKRLRVSVGHDSRISAQQLEDAISRGIAGAGLDVVQYGLASTPAMFNSTVTEDDGFLCPADGAIMITASHLPYNRNGFKFFTNAGGLGKADIKNILERAADIYNKFTVEGLTSSKEKALASVKRVDYMNVYTSDLVKAVRKAAGNIEKPLEGFHIVVDAGNGAGGFFAAKVLEPLGAVTSGSQFLEPDGMFPNHIPNPEDKAAMKAITQAVLDNKADLGIIFDTDVDRSAAVDSSGNEFNRNRLIALMSAIVLEEHPGTTIVTDSVTSDGLTTFIEQKLGGKHHRFKRGYKNVIDEAIRLNSLGEESHLAIETSGHGALKENHWLDDGAYLMVKILNKLASARASGHGGGSKVLTDLLEGLVEPGFSVELRLKINQSHQDLKGGSFRDYGEAVLKHLGNYIESYPKLKKAPVNYEGVRVSGFGGWFLLRLSLHDPVLPLNIEAPSKSDAVLLGNVVRAALTEFSALDTSSLDKFVQAS, encoded by the exons ATGGAAG CTGCTGCATCTACCACTGCAGTTCCATATCTTGAAAAAGTTGATTTTCTGAAGCTTCAAAATGGCAG TGATATTCGAGGTGTTGCTGTTGCTGGAGTTGAAGGAGAGccaatcaatttgactgaacCTGTGGCAGAAGCAATAGCAGCTGGTTTTGCTGCATGGTTGGCGGAAAAGAAGAAGGCCGACTCTAAACGTTTGAGAGTTTCTGTTGGCCATGATTCTCGAATATCTGCACAACAGTTAGAG GATGCAATTTCACGGGGAATTGCTGGTGCTGGTCTGGATGTTGTTCAATACGG ATTGGCATCCACACCAGCAATGTTTAATAGCACAGTTACCGAAGATGATGGTTTCTTATGTCCTGCCGATGGGGCCATAATGATAACAG CAAGTCATTTGCCTTACAACAGGAAtggattcaaattcttcacAAATGCTGGAGGGCTTGGGAAAGCTGACATTAAAAACATCTTAGAGCGTGCTGCAGATATTTACAATAAGTTTACAGTGGAAGGTTTGACAAGTTCAAAAGAAAAGGCACTTGCTTCTGTGAAGAGAGTTGATTATATGAACGTATATACATCTGATCTTGTAAAGGCAGTTCGCAAAGCTGCAGGAAATATAG AGAAGCCACTGGAAGGATTCCATATTGTTGTTGATGCAGGGAATGGAGCAGGAGGATTTTTTGCt GCAAAAGTGCTTGAACCTCTTGGGGCAGTCACTTCTGGTAGTCAGTTCTTGGAGCCAGATG GTATGTTTCCAAACCATATTCCAAACCCAGAGGACAAAGCAGCCATGAAAGCTATCACCCAGGCAGTCCTTGATAACAAGGCTGATTTAGGGATCATCTTTGATACAGACGTTGATAG ATCTGCTGCTGTGGACTCTTCTGGCAACGAGTTCAATCGGAATCGGCTGATTGCCTTGATGTCTGCCATTGTTCTTGAGGAA CATCCTGGAACAACTATTGTCACAGACAGTGTCACCTCAGATGGTCTTACCACATTCATCGAGCAGAAACTTG GGGGGAAGCACCACCGTTTCAAAAGAGGTTACAAAAATGTCATTGATGAAGCTATTCGTTTG AACTCTCTGGGTGAGGAATCGCATCTGGCTATTGAAACTAGTGGCCATGGAGCTCTCAAGGAAAACCATTGGCTTGATGATGGTGCATACCTCATG gtcaaaattttaaataaacTTGCCTCAGCTAGAGCTTCAGGACATGGTGGTGGCAGCAAAGTTTTGACTGATCTTTTAGAAGGTTTGGTGGAACCAGGTTTTTCAGTGGAACTGAGATTAAAGATCAATCAAAGTCATCAAGATCTTAAAGGAGG ATCTTTCCGAGACTATGGAGAAGCAGTGTTGAAACATTTAGGAAACTATATTGAATCGTATCCAAAGCTTAAAAAAGCCCCTGTTAACTATGAAGGG GTCCGAGTTTCTGGCTTTGGTGGGTGGTTTCTTCTTAGACTCTCACTTCACGATCCTGTACTTCCCCTTAACATAGAG GCACCAAGCAAGAGTGATGCTGTATTACTTGGAAATGTTGTGCGTGCTGCTTTGACGGAGTTCTCTGCTTTGGATACATCTTCTTTAGACAAATTTGTCCAAGCATCCTAG
- the LOC133716134 gene encoding uncharacterized protein LOC133716134 isoform X1, translated as MEAMSGKVVENVTVSQCYQLSRKFDNQYRRDHCAPFMRKVLPLQQGKLAWSAIHSMQLRNLSKYQSSFVKRRTIHCNAAASTTAVPYLEKVDFLKLQNGSDIRGVAVAGVEGEPINLTEPVAEAIAAGFAAWLAEKKKADSKRLRVSVGHDSRISAQQLEDAISRGIAGAGLDVVQYGLASTPAMFNSTVTEDDGFLCPADGAIMITASHLPYNRNGFKFFTNAGGLGKADIKNILERAADIYNKFTVEGLTSSKEKALASVKRVDYMNVYTSDLVKAVRKAAGNIEKPLEGFHIVVDAGNGAGGFFAAKVLEPLGAVTSGSQFLEPDGMFPNHIPNPEDKAAMKAITQAVLDNKADLGIIFDTDVDRSAAVDSSGNEFNRNRLIALMSAIVLEEHPGTTIVTDSVTSDGLTTFIEQKLGGKHHRFKRGYKNVIDEAIRLNSLGEESHLAIETSGHGALKENHWLDDGAYLMVKILNKLASARASGHGGGSKVLTDLLEGLVEPGFSVELRLKINQSHQDLKGGSFRDYGEAVLKHLGNYIESYPKLKKAPVNYEGVRVSGFGGWFLLRLSLHDPVLPLNIEAPSKSDAVLLGNVVRAALTEFSALDTSSLDKFVQAS; from the exons ATGGAAG CAATGTCAGGGAAGGTTGTCGAAAATGTTACTGTGTCACAATGCTACCAACTAAGTAGGAAGTTCGACAACCAATATCGAAGGGACCATTGTGCCCCTTTTATGCGCAAAGTGCTTCCCTTACAGCAAGGGAAGTTAGCATGGAGTGCCATTCATTCCATGCAATTGCGCAACTTATCAAAATACCAGAGCAGTTTTGTAAAGCGAAGAACCATTCATTGCAATG CTGCTGCATCTACCACTGCAGTTCCATATCTTGAAAAAGTTGATTTTCTGAAGCTTCAAAATGGCAG TGATATTCGAGGTGTTGCTGTTGCTGGAGTTGAAGGAGAGccaatcaatttgactgaacCTGTGGCAGAAGCAATAGCAGCTGGTTTTGCTGCATGGTTGGCGGAAAAGAAGAAGGCCGACTCTAAACGTTTGAGAGTTTCTGTTGGCCATGATTCTCGAATATCTGCACAACAGTTAGAG GATGCAATTTCACGGGGAATTGCTGGTGCTGGTCTGGATGTTGTTCAATACGG ATTGGCATCCACACCAGCAATGTTTAATAGCACAGTTACCGAAGATGATGGTTTCTTATGTCCTGCCGATGGGGCCATAATGATAACAG CAAGTCATTTGCCTTACAACAGGAAtggattcaaattcttcacAAATGCTGGAGGGCTTGGGAAAGCTGACATTAAAAACATCTTAGAGCGTGCTGCAGATATTTACAATAAGTTTACAGTGGAAGGTTTGACAAGTTCAAAAGAAAAGGCACTTGCTTCTGTGAAGAGAGTTGATTATATGAACGTATATACATCTGATCTTGTAAAGGCAGTTCGCAAAGCTGCAGGAAATATAG AGAAGCCACTGGAAGGATTCCATATTGTTGTTGATGCAGGGAATGGAGCAGGAGGATTTTTTGCt GCAAAAGTGCTTGAACCTCTTGGGGCAGTCACTTCTGGTAGTCAGTTCTTGGAGCCAGATG GTATGTTTCCAAACCATATTCCAAACCCAGAGGACAAAGCAGCCATGAAAGCTATCACCCAGGCAGTCCTTGATAACAAGGCTGATTTAGGGATCATCTTTGATACAGACGTTGATAG ATCTGCTGCTGTGGACTCTTCTGGCAACGAGTTCAATCGGAATCGGCTGATTGCCTTGATGTCTGCCATTGTTCTTGAGGAA CATCCTGGAACAACTATTGTCACAGACAGTGTCACCTCAGATGGTCTTACCACATTCATCGAGCAGAAACTTG GGGGGAAGCACCACCGTTTCAAAAGAGGTTACAAAAATGTCATTGATGAAGCTATTCGTTTG AACTCTCTGGGTGAGGAATCGCATCTGGCTATTGAAACTAGTGGCCATGGAGCTCTCAAGGAAAACCATTGGCTTGATGATGGTGCATACCTCATG gtcaaaattttaaataaacTTGCCTCAGCTAGAGCTTCAGGACATGGTGGTGGCAGCAAAGTTTTGACTGATCTTTTAGAAGGTTTGGTGGAACCAGGTTTTTCAGTGGAACTGAGATTAAAGATCAATCAAAGTCATCAAGATCTTAAAGGAGG ATCTTTCCGAGACTATGGAGAAGCAGTGTTGAAACATTTAGGAAACTATATTGAATCGTATCCAAAGCTTAAAAAAGCCCCTGTTAACTATGAAGGG GTCCGAGTTTCTGGCTTTGGTGGGTGGTTTCTTCTTAGACTCTCACTTCACGATCCTGTACTTCCCCTTAACATAGAG GCACCAAGCAAGAGTGATGCTGTATTACTTGGAAATGTTGTGCGTGCTGCTTTGACGGAGTTCTCTGCTTTGGATACATCTTCTTTAGACAAATTTGTCCAAGCATCCTAG
- the LOC133716816 gene encoding uncharacterized protein LOC133716816, with amino-acid sequence MEKGRLIHLNDHWVSVAIDNLDSFGDVGYLDFRFLDQLLPHCSKDQLIHIEKCTKGTDLTPITDKLWKKFFERDFGGKATDEVIEKMKIKKVMSFKWSDLYQEKSKRVEKAEKEVGERLKKLYEKEDARKQSRQVRVLDKVPPSSSCNKRTSSNKDSKLMSKLRKQHLNCLEMRNIQAMKMKKTAGNWSGLIRKPRTSIQAMNVF; translated from the coding sequence ATGGAGAAGGGAAGGTTAATCCATCTGAATGATCACTGGGTCTCCGTTGCTATAGACAATCTTGATTCTTTTGGGGATGTTGGGTACCTAGACTTCAGGTTTCTCGATCAACTCTTACCACACTGCTCCAAAGACCAGTTAATTCACATCGAGAAGTGCACAAAAGGTACAGACCTGACTCCGATCACCGATAAGCTTTGGAAGAAGTTCTTCGAGAGAGACTTCGGTGGCAAAGCCACTGATGAGGTGATCGAGAAGATGAAGATCAAGAAAGTGATGAGCTTCAAGTGGTCAGACTTGTACCAGGAAAAGTCCAAGAGAGTGGAAAAGGCTGAGAAAGAAGTCGGTGAAAGGTTGAAGAAGCTGTATGAGAAAGAAGATGCTCGGAAACAAAGCCGGCAAGTTAGGGTGTTAGACAAGGTTCCACCTTCTTCGTCATGCAACAAAAGAACCAGCTCCAACAAAGATAGCAAACTGATGAGCAAATTGAGGAAGCAGCATCTGAATTGTCTGGAAATGAGAAATATTCAAGctatgaagatgaagaaaactGCTGGCAACTGGTCTGGTCTCATCAGAAAGCCAAGGACGAGTATTCAAGCTATGAACGTCTTTTGA